The following nucleotide sequence is from Drosophila simulans strain w501 chromosome 3L, Prin_Dsim_3.1, whole genome shotgun sequence.
CCCAGCAGTTGTCCACAACCCAGCGGGGATTCCACTGCAGTGATAGCAGCCTGAAGTATCCCTATCGCCAGCCCTGGCTGACCAAGGTCCACCTTACGATCGCAGTGGTTGCTCTGCCCGCTGCATTTGTGCTCGTGGTGGAGATGCTCAGGGCAGCCGTGGTGCCCAGCTCCACGGAGCTGACGCAGCGCTTCGTCTTCGTCGGGGTACGCATCCCCAGATTCATCAGCGAGTGCTACAAGGCCATTGGCGTTTACCTTTTTGGCCTGGGACTGACATTGGTGGCGATTCGGCTGACTAAGCACTCGACGGGCCGACTGAGGCCCTACTTCTTCGATATCTGCCAGCCCACATGGGGCGTAGAGGGCGGCGAGAGCTGCTCCGACCTGACCGCGGAGAACTCCACCCTCTACCTCGAAGACTTCAGTTGCACGGAGTTCGCCGCCTCGCAGGATCTGCTCGCCCTGGTGCGCCACTCCTTCCCCAGCGGGTTCGTGTCCACCACTTGCTACGCCATGGGCTTTCTGATTTTCTATGCCCAGGCCAGACTGTTTGCTCCCTGGCTGCGATTAGTCCGAGCCTCCCTGCAACTGGCATGTGGCTCGCTGGCCTTGGTGGCTTGCTGGGAGCGCATCTCCACCTACCAGAACCACTTAACGGATGTGGCAGCGGGCGCTGCTCTTGGTGGGTGGATGGCCTTCTTTGCAACGGTGTTTGTGGCCCACCTCTTTGTGGAGGTGCGAGTAAAACGCCGTCCCATGCCAAGAAATGAACAGATCTACGGCTACGCGGGGTACTACACCAGAGCCACCTACGGCTACTGACGTTCCATGTGTTGGCTTTTCTGGACTTACATAGCTATGGTAATAAAAGTGTTTTCATATATGAATGCAACTCGTTTCTGTTCAGTTGATAGGGTAACGTTTTAGGTTAGTTTATTTGAATAGAACTTAAATAGGCTTGTTTCGATGCCAATTGTTTTATGTGGAAGTCGGGAAAACCGATGCTTAGCAAGTAACTACAAATTACATGCTAACAATAGTAATTAACTTAAGCATCGCAGGAGTGTATGTAAACATGTCTAAACTTTAACATGTCATATtctaaatattattaacaTATTCACGTTGTTgaaattttacttttaacattacatattatattttatttataatttgagCTTTGGTAAGGAGTTTTAAGGCAATTTTGGGAAAACCATATATTAAACAAAGACTCTATTTAGGGATCCTAATATACCTTTCACCAAATCATCTATTAATAACTAAGAGTCGACATTTTTTACGTCAACTACAATGTAGATTATTAGCTTAAGAGACTAGTGCGCATAAACGTAATTTTGACATACTAATTAACGTAATGTGGGGTTCGCTAATATTTCAACCAATCGAATGAAACGTATTTGCCTATTTGGCTCATTTAAACAATAATGTTACAATTCTAAATCGAGATGGACTTATATGCTAAACATATTATCCGAACCTTTTAAGATTACTTCGGAAAACAGCTTTTAAGCCGTGCTCCGAACCCTTCGCCACTTACGATCCACTCGGCGAGTTGTTGTCGATCGTCACTTTCACTACGTAACGTAACGAACGTTACGTTCGCCGGTACAAGAGACGCTCTACGGATTTGTTTACAAAGTCTGGTTTCATTCAGTCGCAATCGAGAAGCGGCGCCTAGATGTTTGCGGATCGGGTTCGAACGGGTTCCAAAAGTCGGTTGTCAGCGTCGTAAAACAATTAGATTGCCGTAAAGGtgaacaattatttaattatacgGCGCAAAGCGTCACagtggcaataaaaacagaaacgtGATGACATATAATCAAGCTGGCATCTTAAAGGATCTACTAAATGTTGGTTAGTTAACCTTTAGAATCTTGCTTAAGCTGGAACATCAAAGGGTACCTTACAGCACTAGCATCCCGTACTAAAATAAGTATCTCCGATTAAGCGCCATGGAGCCCTTGTCCGGGTGCGTATGCTCCAAAAAGCATACGGTTTAAATGAATATGCTCAGTATGGGCAGTGGTAATTGTGGGAGGGGCAGTGATGCATACTCAGCGAGGCAGGCCGCCTTAATTCAATCAAATGTCGCTTATTCATTCAATTAAAGGTCGCGCCATTTGACGTTCCACTATGAATGCGTCTGTGAATACAAATATCAAAGCGAGTGAGTGCTCCCGAAGCCAAGACGGCGAGGCGACTCTGGGGATGATTTGGTCCCCGCTTTGactgttttccatttttcaatGTAATTGACAGTTAAACTTTGTGCACATGTTCGGCAGACACTCCTCCTTCCCCTTTTTAACTGCCTTCAGGGATGTCATACAGATCACAGTCTCGGAAGCAGAAGAGAGGCCACAATGGAGGCCATTCTTGGGCGGGAGATTAGCGAGTGCTCGAGTATGGCGCTCCATCCAAGCGGAGCTGACAGTCTACGTTCCCGATAATGCAAATCTCGTAAAGAGACGCGCCTATTCGACGGCTGGCTGCCCTAGCACAATAGTCTGCCATTTAATGAGTAACCTGTGAGTCACTCCAAAGAACTGCCTGTTGACCCGGCCTTATCGATGCTCTGCAAGCTTACCAAGGCGTAGAAGGCGTAGAAAACCCTTCTCCAGATATCGACAAGATACCGACAGAGATACTGAGTAATCGCGAAAGACGCTGAATTGCAATGATCTGGCACTAAAGAAGCTTTCGCGACTATCATGCACACTCTAATTTATCTTATCAAACTGATCTTGAGCTTGTTTGAGCAATACACTGGACAGAATCGGGGTCAAGGAAGATGTCATTTACACATATAAAAAGTGATTATATTAATTTTCGTGTGCGCAGTCATCcgcttttattattaatattttgattttggacTGCTATATAGATTTGTCTtttagttaaataattttaatcgATCCAATGTTCAATTTCAGTGTTTCTGGCTCTTGTCTAATCTGGAAAAATGAAGAACCGCAACAATAATTAGATCCCCGTAGACGGCTAACTACCATAAAATAGGCCATAAACAAGCTGCTCTGACGCAGAGAATTGAAAAATAAGAGAGCACTGGGGAGCCAAAAACAATGCCGAATGTCGGGAGAGTGCCGCCTATCAAATGAGCGTTAAATTAAAAGAACGTTACCCAAACGACGCCAACTCAGTCAGCCACTGACAACGAACCCGACGAAACGATCGACGCGGCGGGAAAACAAGCAAACGAATCGAAAAGCTAATTACCAGCAGGCAGAAAGGCCATTTGGaatattaactaattaagCCAGTGAAATGCGCGACGCGCCCGAAGATCAGTCCGTAACGGTCTCCATGCCGGCATCGGCATCCGTCTCTGCCGCCGGTTCCACCGGACCGTCATCGGAACGCCGGATGACGCAGCGCCTGCTCGTGGAGctcctggtggtggtggtgctcaTCATTCCCATCTGCGTGTACGAGTTCGCGGTGGATCCCGTGCGACGCGGCTTCTTCTGCGACGACGAGAGCATAAGCTATCCATTCCAGGACAACACCATAACGCCTGTAATGCTCGGCCTGATTGTGGGCCTGCTTCCGGCCCTGGtcatggtggtggtggagtaCGTAAGCCACCTGCGCGCCGGTGACATCTCGGCCACGGTGGACCTGCTTGGCTGGAGGGTGTCCACATGGTACGTGGAGCTGGGCCGCCAGTCCACCTACTTCTGCTTTGGCCTGCTGCTCACCTTTGACGCCACCGAGGTGGGCAAGTACACCATCGGACGCCTGAGACCGCACTTCCTGGCCGTTTGCCAGCCGCAGATGGCGGATGGGAGCATGTGCTCCGATCCGGTCAACCTGCACCGCTACGTGGAGAACTACGAGTGCGCCGGCGAGGGCTTCACCGTGGAGGACGTGCGCCAGGCCCGCCTCAGCTTCCCCAGCGGTCACTCTAGTTTGGCCTTCTATGCCATGATCTACGTGGCACTCTACCTCCAGCGGAAGATCACCTGGCGGGGATCAAAGCTGAGCCGGCACTTTGTGCAGTTCATTGTGGTGATGGTAGCCTGGTACACGGCCCTCAGCCGCGTGATGGACCATTGGCACCACTGGTCCGACGTCCTTTCCGGATCGCTACTTGGCGTGGCTGGCGCTCTAATCACCGCCCACTATATAGCAAGGATGTTCGACGACCGGGCAAGCAATATTCTAAGCGTAGGCCTGAGGAGGGAAAACACAGCAGCCACTCTTCAGGAAGAGGTCTGCCCCACCACCCCGCCGCCGTACTCCGTGAACAACAGCTTCAACGAGGATCAGTACTGCTCCAAGGTTTAGTGAGAAGGATAAGATGCTTTCGTAGCGATGTAAATTCGAAACATTCCAAAGGTAGCAATAAAGCCTAGATAAACTATCAGCACGAATTGAATCTGTAGAACTTGTAGCATTAAGTTAGAGATCACCCATCTGTATGTATGGCTCATGTGAGTCTGTTCCTGCAATCTCATCTAAGTATAAGTCatagtattattaattttatgtattttaattggtaccactaaaataaatacgcatTACGAATGTATCGCACTGCGTTGTTTAAGCACTTtccattgtttgtttgtttgttttaatttttcatttcaatatcACATTTTGATAATCACCTACAGTCGTGGCCACGCAAATAGTAAGTTATATTTAGATATTAGCTTACAAGACCGTTTTAGCGATTGAACTTTCATTTTGGAACTTTTCAACTTtacatgaaaatattttatgatacaTATTGTATTTGTTCAGAGGCCAGAAAAAGTTTTCAACATTCTTAGTGACTAATTTATATAccctgtttatttttaaactagaatttaattttcgattggaagcttttgtttgttacataaatacatatacatatacttcCTTCCCTTATGACGTACATATTTCCCAACGATAATTATTGCTTACGTAATttaggaaatatttattaatatttataaacaatttgccGAGCATTTCTTCAAATCCAAATTCTTTTGCAGCTTATTGGGTAAAGTGTTCTATTTTTACAAACTCGTCTGTACGTTTTCACTTTGggtgtttgtttttcggctcGATTTTCGCGCAGTGTGTCATACCTGGCTGCCTTGGCTACTGGTAACGCTTGGAATGTGTGCTGTCCCATTACTCATCAACGTTTTTGATGATACGATTTTGTGCTGCGTCAGAGTTGCGCAGCACTGTAACTTGGGAGGTTCAAGAGGTCAGCTTCTCCCGAAATCCTCTACAACGATCGTGAGAAGGCGCCGCGTCTCCTACTTTTTTATTCAATTGGAGAAGCCAGACCAAGAATCCGGCGATGCTAATCTGATTTTAATGAACCCCTGACCcagcaattaataaaatgggAGGAGAACCGCAGAGAGGGCTTGAGCGGAGCTTTCGCAGAGCTTTTGGGGCTTTCTCTAACGGCGGCCTACGTAAGCCTGAGATTTGGGATCCGCAGTAAACAGCAACTCGCGTGTTTTGCGCAAATTACTTCAGGGCCAGACTGGGACAAGGTAGTGGTTATAGCGCCAGCACGTGCGTGGCAACAGGCTGATAAGTCCCCAGAACAGCAAGATCGGCCGATGGCGCGCACTTTGTTTTTCGACCCGGCGTTCCCGCCCATACAACGGGAATTATTTGCGACGTCAGCTCAAGCCTCTTTCTGATTGGAGCCTAATAATAACACAATCAGCGGCAAGTATACGAATGGTTAAATAATAATCCGAGGTGACTGCGCCCGAGCCCAGATTGCTGGGGGCTGTTGCCCGGCTTGAACTCAATTTACTAGTCAGTGACTACTGAGCCGTTGAATCGATCGCACGGATCGCGGGTCGAGCATTAAAAATGAGCTTCAATTTAAGTCGGCGCCCCCCCATTCGCCTTCTGGTGGACGTGGTCCTGCTGGGCCTACTTATTGTCCTGGTGGAGAACTTCCGTCGCTTGTGGGGGCCTCCGACGAAGCGTGGATTCTTCTGTGATGACGAGTCCTTGATGTATCCCTACCACGAAAACACAGTGAGCCCGACGCTGCTCCACTGGCTGGGACTGTACCTCCCACTGATCAGTCTGGTCGTCCTTGAAAGCTTTCTCAGCCACCGGAAGGACAGGGGCCCCTGGGCAACACTATGGCCGGTGTACAACACTGTGCGCTGGTTCCTTTACGGCTACGTATCCAACGACCTGCTCAAGGGAATCGGAAAGCAGGCAATTGGGCGACTGAGGCCCCACTTCTTCGCCGTGTGCAGTCCACATTTCCCAGACGGCACCAGCTGCTCAGATGAATTGCATCGAGGTGCTCTGAAATACCACACAGACTACGAGTGTCGGTCTGATCTTTCGCAAGCCACCGAGGAAATGATTCGGGACGTAAACGTGTCCTTTCCCAGCGGCCACTCCGCCATGGCCTTCTACGGCTTGGTGTTTGTGGCGCTGCACCTgcgccgccgccgctggccTCTGCCTGGATCCTTGCTCAGACCTGTGCTGCAGCTGGCTTGCGTGGCTCTGGCCTGGTTCGTGGCCATCAGCCGGGTCATGGACTACAAACACCATTGGTCGGATGTTGCGGCCGGATCGCTGTTGGGTGCCGGCAGCGCCTTTGCGGTTACTCGGGCTGCCGCGTCCGAGGAGCTACAATGGAGGTGCCAGGATTCACTGGCGAGAGCAAAGCAGGAGGCTGCAGTGGTCGACGCGGCCGCCGTCAAAGGGGGCCAGCAGATGCCGCATGATTTGTCTCTGGTTACGTGCCAGATCTCTAATTAGTCGTAGTTTAAGGTCGACAATAAAGCTAGTGACAAGATAACCGCACCAGTTGTTCTTGTGGTTGGAGGGGTAGAAACGGAaaggaaatattattaaagcCGGATCAATTAATGCGCATATCGTGCCGATTCGGTGAGAACTAGAAACATCAAGATTAATCAAGCGGTTGATTGAACTAAAAACAGTGATTAGCTAAGCAACTGCACCACcaacaaatatgtttttacatCAGCACAGCTTGTGGTTTCCCCAATTTCAGTTCCATCTACTATTTTCTACACTACCGCAcggaaaattgtatttactCGCTAAAATCGTAAGTACGTAAGAATTTTGTGGCTACCTTAAAAATGCTAAGCTATGCCAATATTTGGACGCAGTGACTGGCACAAAAAATGGGCAGGTTTGTCTTTATGATCTTCCCGGGGATTTTTTATCGGCTTCTCTGGCAGGGTACGCAAATAGATTTCTAAGAAATACGCGCTTTGAAGGTCCCACAGTGTTTTTAACAACATGTCTCCGATGTGACGTATTTAAAACGCACAgcaagaaatttaaaagtttagaCATCATTGTTGTTGCGCTGACAACGTGCCACAAATTAGCTGCTCCTTCAGATTCATTACCAGCGAGCTTTCGATCGACTTAGCCGCAGTCAACAAGTCCAACGACCGCCACCCCATCCCAGTCCCAATCTCAATCACGGTCGGGCTGAAGggaggcataaataaatttttagcAGCAGCGCGTAAATTGGGAAAAGCACCCTGAGCCATCTCCGGCGAGTCTTTGCCACTGATGATGATGCGCAACACCTGGAGCCAGCCAAATCCGAGGTCGGATTTGCGACCTGGCCCACTCCGCCTCTCCACACCCTCATCAGGTGGGCCAAGGGCGCCTGGGCCGCAGCTTAATTggctcatttattttaatggcaaaGAAAATGCTGGGAAATTGTGGTTATTTTTTCCTCGCCTCTCTGACTAATTCCCTGCTCCTCGTGCCCCTCCTCGCCCTGGCttttattatgattaattATGGCTCGCATACACAGGAAAACTGACCCAAAGCTCCACTTTCTTGCCAAGTTTTGCAACTGTGTCAAGTTGTTGTTGGCTCCAGATTCGAATGATAAATTTctatgcaatttattttaatctgCAGCGACAGTTCCTGCCACACTAGCGCCTTACCCGCTTTCCATCTACCCTTCACCGTTGCCAGCTAGTTTTCATGCGTTAATTAAacggaaaatatttgcataccaACACCGAGCGTGCGGAAGTGGAAGTTCAGCTGCAATCCGAAACAATGACCCACATCCAGCATTAGcgaaagttttgttttgtttggcttactTCACTGTGGTGCAGGGAAGGGTCCGCCGACGAAACTTGGAACTCGTGTTCCTTGGGAGTTCATTAAGCAGCGGTAACCGGAGGAAGTTTTCCCTGCGACAGGCTAATTGCAAATGGTCAGGACATCTGGAGAAACCACTCCCCACTCCCCACTGAGCTGTCTCTCTTTAATCCCCCCCGACCTACGCCATCAATCAGAGCTCTTGATCAGCCCGGACTTCCTATCAATCGCTGCAGCACATGAAATTCAAGTGCTCCGCTGTCGTCGAGTCTCTAATCACCGTCAGGTGTGATAATGCGGCCAGTCGATGTCCGGTCCCGTCCGGTACGGCAGTTTGTCACTCCGCATTATCTGCCCCGTCGCCAGAACACTCGTCCATCAGATGTCCATCGTTCGAGGCAGGGTTCCGTCGCTCCGAAGCTTCGAAAACGAGAACGATGCTCTGCTGCATTTTTGCATGGTTGTTTGCTCAACAAAATATCCCAAAGCATTTCGGGGATTTCCCACTCGTCCTGCTGCAACATGCGCTTCATATTTCTGCGGTTGTCGTCCTGGTCCTGGCCACTTGGTCCACTTGGTCCACTTGCTATTTGCCATCAGCAGTCATCAGTGCTTGCCTTCCGATCCCACCCCAGACCACATCAGACCAGACCAGCACGGACCAGACCAGTCCAGACCCAGACCGCCCCGCCACTCCGCTCAGCTCTGCTCGAATCGTTGGCTTCATGTGTGTAAAGACAATTTGATAATCGCAAAATGCAGCATAGTTTGAGTTAATGAAGCTTGTGTGCCATGTGTGCCACCTTCGTATGGCATCCCCTGAAAGTTCCAGCCAGAGGACtctgtcgttgtcgttgtttgTTGGACAACAACCGGAGCGTTTTGCTAGCCAATTAGTAATTTGCTTGCTGCCCGACTAGGGAACGGTTGGCCAAATCCAACCAGACACTACGGTCTGTACCTGACAACCTGAGGGAGTTTTAAAATACCCGTGGTGAGGTCTG
It contains:
- the LOC6739114 gene encoding putative phosphatidate phosphatase, producing MCGNPNTRLLSRLVIDFLILLGIYGAALVVLPQQLSTTQRGFHCSDSSLKYPYRQPWLTKVHLTIAVVALPAAFVLVVEMLRAAVVPSSTELTQRFVFVGVRIPRFISECYKAIGVYLFGLGLTLVAIRLTKHSTGRLRPYFFDICQPTWGVEGGESCSDLTAENSTLYLEDFSCTEFAASQDLLALVRHSFPSGFVSTTCYAMGFLIFYAQARLFAPWLRLVRASLQLACGSLALVACWERISTYQNHLTDVAAGAALGGWMAFFATVFVAHLFVEVRVKRRPMPRNEQIYGYAGYYTRATYGY
- the LOC6739116 gene encoding putative phosphatidate phosphatase, with the translated sequence MSFNLSRRPPIRLLVDVVLLGLLIVLVENFRRLWGPPTKRGFFCDDESLMYPYHENTVSPTLLHWLGLYLPLISLVVLESFLSHRKDRGPWATLWPVYNTVRWFLYGYVSNDLLKGIGKQAIGRLRPHFFAVCSPHFPDGTSCSDELHRGALKYHTDYECRSDLSQATEEMIRDVNVSFPSGHSAMAFYGLVFVALHLRRRRWPLPGSLLRPVLQLACVALAWFVAISRVMDYKHHWSDVAAGSLLGAGSAFAVTRAAASEELQWRCQDSLARAKQEAAVVDAAAVKGGQQMPHDLSLVTCQISN
- the LOC6739115 gene encoding putative phosphatidate phosphatase translates to MRDAPEDQSVTVSMPASASVSAAGSTGPSSERRMTQRLLVELLVVVVLIIPICVYEFAVDPVRRGFFCDDESISYPFQDNTITPVMLGLIVGLLPALVMVVVEYVSHLRAGDISATVDLLGWRVSTWYVELGRQSTYFCFGLLLTFDATEVGKYTIGRLRPHFLAVCQPQMADGSMCSDPVNLHRYVENYECAGEGFTVEDVRQARLSFPSGHSSLAFYAMIYVALYLQRKITWRGSKLSRHFVQFIVVMVAWYTALSRVMDHWHHWSDVLSGSLLGVAGALITAHYIARMFDDRASNILSVGLRRENTAATLQEEVCPTTPPPYSVNNSFNEDQYCSKV